Part of the Anopheles gambiae chromosome 3, idAnoGambNW_F1_1, whole genome shotgun sequence genome is shown below.
ATAATCAGTAGAATTATTtccatgtatgtgtgttaagCTGTCGATTGTTGCCGATTTCACTGTTCATATCATTCCTGCTTTAtcgatttcattttttgtgttatctCAGAAATGAAATCATCGTTATGTTTGATGTAGCAGAGAAACACATTGTACAGCATGGTAATGGCATTAATATAAAGGACACGATATTTTGGGCTAAGTAAGTAGAAGTTTATAAACTGTGTCGGAGGCCAAACAAGCCAATCCGCTGTATAGATAGTCCAGTACTTGTAGCGCAGTTCGGCGTTACAGTCCCTTACAGAAGCACCTTCTAGAAGACCAGCGCTGTATAAATATGTAACGATGAAGATGGGTGATATAACAAGCTGATCGATAGCAATCTTTTTGAGCACTGTTCGTACGGTAGCGCCGGGAAGATAAGCGTCCATCCATTTGTAAAGATAATGATGCAGCGGGCCTTGGGAAAGTCCTACCAATGTCATATTTACTGTGCcatgaaacataaaaaataaactataataaaaaaattgctAATAGCCCTGAAAAGGGGAACAGTAATGCTTACAGGCTCGCTGCCTTTCGAGGCCTTCTGAAGCCGATGTAGTTTTCTCCTGTCGTCGTTCAATTTCTTGAGCTGCAACATCTCCCGCCAGCATCAGTACACCGGAACTAATAGTATTAGTAACTAGAAGATATCGCCCAAACAGCAGTTTCCAAACTCCTCTCATCACAGAATGATTGTTATATGCAATTGAATATCGCAATTATTTCCTCAAACTTTTTCCACACTATTTGGCCCCCACgatagttatttttgaaatgcAGACGCACTCAACAAATCGGAAAGATAAGCATTACATGAATGGAACGAGcaaagtttgtttacgtttgtctacaaaaaaaaaacttgcgtAATCACCAGCTGATCAGCAGTCAACCGCATTCATTACGCGATAAGCCAAAATGATGTCGAATTTTTGTATCGCATAACCGAACCTATGCAATGAATTAAAGTGTATAAGTACAATCATTTTTGTATTCCATCATACAGCtatatttgtatttgtatttataTTTCAACAGCTAAAATGTGCATGAAGAATTACAAGTCATGTAAAGCATACGAaagaatttttcaaaaatatcagACTAATTGTTCTGGCAACACTGTTGCACAACATGACAGAAAACGTCTAAATTTGAATGACATTATGATGTTTACAATTGAAATGTTAATAACATTGGGTGATGAAAATAACTAGCCAGCATTGCCGCATATTATTGATCGTATGCAAAGCTCGCTTACTACGGGAGCCGCTCTAGTGTTTAGCAAAGCAAATCATCACATTTCTCTATAATCGCTAGCAAGTTACTGCATTAAACGAAGGTATATAATGTACATGGTTATGATTAGTAAAGCTAAGATTAGTAACGCTAATTGAACATTTTCGTGCAGATATGGCTGGAAGAGGTCGTGGTAAAACAAATGGGACCTTGACGCAAGAGCAACTGCAATCTTTGGGAGTCACAAGCAAAGAAATGCAGACCGTAACATCGGCAGCTCCACCTCCGTTGTATCCAGCATTGCTAGCGAAACCTGTACCTTTGGAGGTAAGATTGGTAGCGCAGGATCGTCGCGAGACAAAATTCCTACTACATATTCCACATTCGCCTTAGTCTAGCGCCGATCGGACTTACAAAATACTCTGGAAAGAAGATTTTATCTCGTATCTACGTGAATCGACCTACTACACTACAAAGAAAAGTTCTAAACTTCATGTACAGCGATACAGCGATAAAGTAATTGTAAGTACCACTCCGTGCCACATCAACGTACAATGTGCCTGATTTCGCTCATCTTTATGCTGTGGATTCATTTCAGAATGTTATAGAGAACGATCCGAAAACTAAGCGAGAGGGAGATTTTCTTTGGAAACTAATGCCTGCGGAACTAAAACCGAGCTACAAACGAGTGAAAAATTCATTGGGACCAACAAATGCAAAGCGACAGCGAAGTGCCGCTGATATTGATGCGAAGCTAAAAGCACTAGAACAGAAAGAATCATCTGGCGACCGTTCGGATATTgttaaaaaagagaaaagtgACTCGGAAGATGAAAAAGATggcgatgatgctgatgaagaATTGGTTGATGAAGAGATGGATGACGACAATGATTATGGTAATAACTATTTCGATAACGGCGAAGCATATAATGACGAAGACGATAATTTAGACGATGGGCCAGTTTATTAAAACCGAAGCACTCTTCGACTTGTATGGATGGGCTGTTTAATAAACGTTTTAATTATGTCCTGGAGCTCTTCTTCGGCCTAATGTGACTGTGCTATCTCAGAGAAAAAATCCAACAGGTCGTTGATGGTAAACTCTAGAGTTATCATTGAACCGGCATAACAACGTTGGATCCATTGCTCTAATGAGTTGTATTGGTTTATAAATTCCTGCTGCATAGCTCGCCACACTACTTGTAGCAAGTTTTCTTCCTCACAAAGATGTTTTTCTACCTTTTTGTACAGTTGCTCAAGTCCCTTCTTTACTTCACGGGCTGGATAAAGACTTATTACTTTACGTAATTCTTGCTTAGAGTACGCCATTTGGTAGCTAATTTCGGTATCTTTCACACCTTGCTGCACACGCACTTGTATTCCTTCGAAAAATTGCTGTAATTATAGAACCATTGATTAAATATATGTCTGCATATAAATTATGACAGCTTTTCTTCACACAATAATCCTTACGTTTAGTCGTTCTAGCGGCCGGCCAAAGTATTTAGTAACGTATGCTTTCTGTGCATCATTATATcgtgtttttgcttcctttcgcAATGATTCCAAAACTGGAATCTTTAGTTGAGATAACGTGGAGTGCATTCGATGatagttttccatttttactACTTGGTGCGGCGTTTTTGAATGTTCGGCGGCGTGCACAGGAATGCGTTCGAAAATTGCTTCCACCAGTTTAAGGTACCA
Proteins encoded:
- the LOC4577714 gene encoding mpv17-like protein 2, whose translation is MRGVWKLLFGRYLLVTNTISSGVLMLAGDVAAQEIERRQEKTTSASEGLERQRALNMTLVGLSQGPLHHYLYKWMDAYLPGATVRTVLKKIAIDQLVISPIFIVTYLYSAGLLEGASVRDCNAELRYKYWTIYTADWLVWPPTQFINFYLLSPKYRVLYINAITMLYNVFLCYIKHNDDFISEITQKMKSIKQE
- the LOC1280299 gene encoding DNA-directed RNA polymerase III subunit RPC7, translating into MAGRGRGKTNGTLTQEQLQSLGVTSKEMQTVTSAAPPPLYPALLAKPVPLESSADRTYKILWKEDFISYLRESTYYTTKKSSKLHVQRYSDKVINVIENDPKTKREGDFLWKLMPAELKPSYKRVKNSLGPTNAKRQRSAADIDAKLKALEQKESSGDRSDIVKKEKSDSEDEKDGDDADEELVDEEMDDDNDYGNNYFDNGEAYNDEDDNLDDGPVY